The following proteins are encoded in a genomic region of Oryza brachyantha chromosome 11, ObraRS2, whole genome shotgun sequence:
- the LOC102710827 gene encoding disease resistance protein PIK6-NP-like, with amino-acid sequence MDAQSALDSLLGRLTTVLVSEAQLLGGVRGDVEFIRDEMENMDSLVAHIMEGQERDRQVRTWMRHVAGLSRDCEACVELYLHYVAPGGGGGKGLLAQLRWITQLVRTIPARRHVATRIRELKVRARDVGDRRSRYGITVPPALPVPDHQIRSTVDDSPCPASPQPCGPEEEKDDRRRELLFGEMPQAATKLVLQWLQQDNWSLRQEPPPRIIHILGEGAVGEREASTAKMVYDHPHVVSLFQHRFWISFQDNQSSSLFHKMSQLFTDDWKEAARAEGLLPGKKFLLLVLDDLRFNHTEYYGDLLRSILQDFGDRFDFIGATAILLTSRDWDDYTRELSDKTIFISAQGGQIHCPDVPPPTVHQSLQVHKGIGKPAAEETSAAGKIKTYKMHPKIHHFLATDVGFMKDTCLPLDLAHHFSRNSGIALELEQPSSSNDILSLLDSLAGSDQWKLLKVLDLEGCKGLTKKHLKNICNILLLKYLSLRDTDATQLPKQINKLHCLETLDIRQTKTRACATNSIFLPMLKHLLAGNKVVSHRFMDMVETVQLPSGTRRMKRLEILSYVDASRNVDDLIDIGQLLHLRKLGVILDGRRTGGLAVLFQQIEKLHGCLHALSNTLSIQINQPAASDCTVPLIGVDQQTAALASPPKLLQSLKISGITSGLPNWITELDQLTKITLSETYLSEDAIRVLGQLRILRCLRLRHNSYTGTKLTFNKEEFQHLRSLIVEGCSSITSIDFVNIGAAPKLGMIVWCFASVEALPLSGIDHLPKLKKLELNGDGDMVAVTAVRQAMEAHPNRPVFKHNSSHQRRQESGVEVAASVCE; translated from the exons ATGGACGCCCAGAGTGCCCTGGACTCGCTGCTGGGGCGGCTAACCACCGTCTTGGTGAGCGAGGCGCAGCTGCTGGGCGGCGTTCGCGGCGACGTGGAGTTCATCAGAGACGAGATGGAGAACATGGACAGCCTGGTGGCGCACATCATGGAGGGGCAGGAGCGGGACCGCCAGGTCAGGACGTGGATGAGGCACGTCGCCGGGCTCAGCCGCGACTGCGAGGCCTGCGTCGAGCTCTACCTCCACTACGTggcgcccggcggcggcggcggcaagggccTTCTGGCGCAGCTCCGGTGGATAACCCAGCTGGTGCGGACCATCCCGGCCCGCCGCCACGTGGCGACGCGGATCCGTGAGCTCAAGGTACGCGCGCGTGACGTCGGCGATCGACGGAGCAGGTACGGCATCACCGTCCCGCCTGCACTGCCGGTGCCGGACCATCAAATCAGGAGCACCGTTGATGATAGCCCCTGCCCGGCCTCTCCGCAGCCGTGcgggccggaggaggagaaagatGACCGGAGGCGAGAGCTTCTCTTCGGCGAAATGCCGCAGGCAGCAACTAAATTGGTCCTCCAATGGCTGCAACAAGACAATTGGAGCCTGCGGCAAGAACCACCACCAAGAATCATCCATATTCTAGGAGAAGGTGCCGTGGGAGAAAGAGAGGCTAGCACTGCAAAGATGGTGTACGATCATCCTCATGTGGTGAGCTTATTTCAACACAGGTTCTGGATCAGCTTCCAAGACAATCAATCCTCCTCATTGTTTCACAAGATGAGCCAACTTTTCACAGACGATTGGAAGGAGGCCGCGAGAGCTGAGGGCCTGCTTCCAGGTAAAAAGTTCCTCCTGCTTGTTCTTGATGACCTCCGTTTTAACCATACTGAATACTATGGCGATCTCCTCCGTTCGATATTGCAAGATTTTGGAGATCGCTTCGACTTTATCGGTGCAACCGCAATACTGCTGACATCCAGGGACTGGGACGATTATACGCGGGAGCTGAGCGACAAAACTATATTCATTAGTGCACAGGGCGGCCAGATACATTGTCCTG ATGTTCCTCCACCTACTGTACACCAATCCTTACAGGTCCACAAGGGAATTGGAAAGCCT GCTGCAGAGGAAACCAGTGCTGCAGGCAAGATCAAGACCTACAAGATGCATCCAAAAATCCACCACTTCCTTGCTACGGATGTAGGCTTCATGAAGGACACATGCTTGCCTCTTGATCTGGCTCATCATTTTTCCAGAAATAGCGGGATAGCACTAGAACTGGAACAGCCATCTTCTTCCAATGACATACTCTCCCTTCTTGATTCCCTTGCTGGATCTGATCAATGGAAGCTACTCAAGGTGCTGGATCTCGAAGGATGCAAAGGCCTGACGAAGAAACACCTGAAGAACATTTGCAATATATTGTTGCTCAAGTACCTAAGCCTCAGGGACACAGATGCTACTCAACTGCCCAAGCAAATCAACAAGCTACACTGCCTGGAGACATTGGACATCCgccaaacaaaaacaaggGCATGCGCCACAAATTCCATTTTTCTTCCAATGCTAAAGCATCTGCTTGCTGGCAATAAGGTGGTCTCTCATAGGTTTATGGACATGGTTGAGACGGTGCAGCTTCCCAGTGGCACCCGAAGAATGAAAAGGCTGGAGATACTATCCTATGTTGATGCATCCAGAAATGTTGATGACTTGATCGACATCGGACAGCTGCTGCATTTGAGGAAACTGGGTGTGATTCTCGACGGAAGGAGAACCGGTGGCCTGGCTGTTCTGTTCCAACAGATTGAGAAGCTGCACGGCTGTCTGCATGCCCT tTCTAACACCCTGTCGATCCAGATCAACCAACCGGCAGCAAGTGACTGCACTGTTCCTCTCATAGGAGTAGATCAACAAACAGCTGCTTTGGCATCACCTCCAAAGCTTCTTCAAAGCCTAAAGATCAGTGGTATCACAAGTGGGCTTCCTAACTGGATTACTGAGCTCGACCAGCTCACCAAGATCACACTGAGCGAGACTTACTTGAGCGAAGATGCTATACGAGTCCTCGGCCAGCTTAGGATCCTGCGCTGCCTCAGGCTTCGTCACAACTCTTACACTGGAACCAAGCTCACCTTCAATAAGGAAGAATTCCAGCATCTCAGGTCTCTGATCGTCGAGGGCTGCAGCAGCATCACCAGCATCGACTTCGTGAACATCGGAGCAGCTCCTAAGCTTGGGATGATTGTCTGGTGCTTTGCCTCTGTTGAGGCCCTCCCACTTTCAGGGATTGATCACCTCCCCAAGTTGAAGAAGCTGGAGCTCAATGGAGACGGCGACATGGTTGCGGTGACAGCCGTGAGACAAGCCATGGAGGCTCATCCCAATCGTCCAGTTTTCAAGCACAATTCAAGCCATCAACGGCGCCAGGAATCTGGAGTTGAGGTTGCAGCTTCAGTTTGTGAGTAA
- the LOC102712760 gene encoding glutaredoxin-C10 — translation MERVTKLASERAVVVFTASNCGMCHAVTSLLGELGVNAAVHELDRDPRGRDMERDLARRLGPPVVPAVFIGGNLVGGANRVMSLHLAGELVPMLKNAGALWL, via the coding sequence ATGGAGAGGGTGACGAAGCTGGCGTCGGagcgggcggtggtggtgttCACGGCGAGCAACTGCGGCATGTGCCACGCCGTGACgagcctcctcggcgagcTGGGCGTCAACGCCGCCGTGCACGAGCTGGACAGGGACCCCCGCGGCCGGGACATGGAGAGGGACCTCGCCCGGCGCCTCGGCCCGCCCGTAGTGCCGGCAGTCTTCATCGGCGGCaacctcgtcggcggcgccaaCAGGGTCATGTCGCtgcacctcgccggcgagctcgtccCCATGCTCAAGAACGCCGGCGCGCTCTGGCTCTAG
- the LOC102711389 gene encoding lipase-like → MLPRGRMAKAAVLVVAGLLLLLSSSPPPAAAAGRGGELRMKHSDGGYSYNRTLAHILVQYASAVYTSDLTSLFTWTCPRCQGDTKGFEMIEIIVDVENCLQAFVGVAPDPQSIIIAFRGTQEHSVSNWIEDLFWKQLDVTYPGMPDAMVHHGFYTAYYNTTMRHEILKSVRWARKTYGRLPINVVGHSMGGALASFCALDLSVKFGSQEVQLMTFGQPRVGNPAFAAYFSEQVPRTIRVTHQNDIVPHLPPYFCYLGQWTYHHFSREVWLHETIIGNVVTKNETICDGSGEDPTCSRSVYGRSVADHLEYYGVTLHADSRGTCQFVIAPTNTAYGSVLEVDRVIILARYPQEWHAVESI, encoded by the exons ATGCTGCCGAGGGGGCGGATGGCGAAGGCAGcggtgctggtggtggcggggcttcttcttctgctctcgtcgtctcctccaccggcggcggcagcggggcgaggaggag AACTCAGGATGAAGCATTCTGATGGTGGCTATTCTTATAACCGCACTCTCGCCCATATTCTTGTTCAATATGCATCTGCT GTGTATACGTCTGACTTAACCTCACTTTTCACGTGGACATGCCCAAGGTGTCAAGGTGACACAAAG GGTTTTGAGATGATAGAGATAATTGTAGATGTGGAGAACTGCTTACAG GCCTTTGTTGGAGTTGCCCCTGATCCACAATCCATAATCATTGCTTTTAGAGGCACACAAGAACACAG TGTCTCAAATTGGATTGAAGATCTCTTCTGGAAGCAGCTTGATGTAACTTATCCAGGCATGCCGGATGCAATG GTTCACCATGGGTTTTATACTGCATATTATAATACAACAATGCGGCACGAGATCTTGAAATCTGTTCGTTGGGCAAGGAAGACATATGGAAGACTACCTATAAATGTTGTAGGTCACTCAATGGGAGGGGCTTTAGCATCATTCTGTGCCCTTGATCTCTCT GTAAAGTTTGGATCACAGGAAGTTCAACTTATGACTTTTGGACAGCCTCGGGTAGGCAATCCTGCTTTTGCTGCTTATTTCAGTGAGCAAGTCCCAAGAACAATCCGCGTGACCCATCAGAATGATATTGTGCCACACTTGCCaccatatttttgttatcTTGGTCAATGGACATATCACCACTTTTCGAGAGAG GTTTGGCTTCATGAGACCATAATAGGAAATGTAGTTACTAAAAATGAGACAATCTGTGATGGATCAGGCGAGGACCCAACGTGCAGCAG GTCGGTCTATGGCAGAAGTGTGGCAGATCATCTTGAATACTACGGTGTCACACTACACGCCGATTCAAGGGGAACCTGTCAATTTGTGATTGCTCCAACGAACACAGCATATGGTAGCGTTCTTGAAGTTGATAGAGTCATCATCTTGGCAAGATATCCGCAGGAGTGGCATGCCGTGGAATCTATTTAA
- the LOC102713029 gene encoding glutaredoxin-C10: MERVTKLASERAVVVFTASNCGMCHAVTSLLGELGVNAAVHELDRDPRGRDMERDLARRLGGRGPPVVPAVFIGGNLVGGANRVMSLHLAGELVPMLKNAGALWL, encoded by the coding sequence ATGGAGAGGGTGACGAAGCTGGCGTCGGagcgggcggtggtggtgttCACGGCGAGCAACTGCGGCATGTGCCACGCCGTGACgagcctcctcggcgagcTGGGCGTCAACGCCGCCGTGCACGAGCTGGACAGGGACCCCCGCGGCCGGGACATGGAGAGGGACCTCGCCCGGCGCCTCGGCGGCCGTGGCCCGCCCGTCGTGCCGGCCGTCTTCATCGGCGGCaacctcgtcggcggcgccaaCAGGGTCATGTCGCtgcacctcgccggcgagctcgtccCCA